One genomic region from Reichenbachiella ulvae encodes:
- a CDS encoding L-ribulose-5-phosphate 4-epimerase yields MSQYQKIKEEAYEANMQLPKLGLVLFTFGNASAVDREKKVFAIKPSGVPYEDLKPEDMVIVDFDNNIVEGNMRPSSDTKTHAVLYKHWENIGGIVHTHSTHATAWAQTQLDIPIYGTTHADHLAFDIPCAPVMSDEMIEGDYEYETGFQIMDCFKDKNITPEEVPMVIVANHAPFTWGKDVKKAVYHSAVLEEVAKMAWITKTIHPEAPRLKESLKQKHYERKHGKGAYYGQS; encoded by the coding sequence ATGAGCCAATATCAAAAGATAAAGGAAGAAGCCTACGAGGCAAATATGCAGTTGCCTAAGCTAGGCTTGGTACTGTTTACTTTCGGTAATGCCAGTGCGGTGGATCGTGAAAAGAAAGTGTTTGCGATCAAGCCAAGTGGTGTTCCTTATGAGGATTTGAAGCCGGAAGATATGGTGATTGTTGATTTCGACAACAACATAGTGGAAGGAAATATGAGACCTTCGTCTGATACTAAAACTCATGCTGTGCTTTACAAGCATTGGGAAAATATCGGAGGTATCGTGCATACGCACTCGACACATGCGACTGCCTGGGCACAGACGCAGTTGGATATTCCGATCTACGGTACAACACACGCAGATCACCTGGCTTTTGATATCCCATGTGCGCCTGTGATGTCGGATGAGATGATCGAAGGAGACTATGAGTATGAAACAGGTTTTCAGATCATGGATTGCTTCAAAGACAAAAACATCACCCCTGAGGAAGTACCAATGGTAATCGTGGCGAACCATGCTCCTTTCACTTGGGGCAAGGACGTGAAGAAAGCGGTATACCACAGTGCAGTGCTCGAAGAAGTAGCTAAGATGGCATGGATCACTAAGACAATCCATCCAGAAGCGCCAAGGTTGAAGGAATCCTTGAAGCAAAAGCACTACGAGCGCAAGCACGGCAAAGGCGCCTACTACGGCCAATCATGA
- the araA gene encoding L-arabinose isomerase, whose translation MISIEKNKVWFVTGSQHLYGPETLKQVAQHSEEIAKSLNAHAKIPVQIEYKGVVTTPEEIKKVCLESNNADDCVGLIFWMHTFSPAKMWIGGLKVLNKPFLHLHTQFNAEIPWSTIDMDFMNLNQSAHGDREFGFICSRLGIQRKVVVGHWKDERVVEQINVWTRVASAHQDAQTGKVARIGDNMRQVAVTEGDKVEAQIKFGYEVHGYGVGDLVEHINSATEDQVKALIQEYEETYIMQDVLKAGGAKRASLEDSAKIEIGLRSFFKEGGFTAFTDTFENLHGMKQLPGIPAQRLMADGYGFAGEGDWKTAALTRTMKVMAAGMEGGNSFMEDYTYHFTPEKDLVLGSHMLEICPSISAEKVKCEIHPLGIGGKEDPVRLVFNAAGGKALNASVVDMGGRMRLIVNNVEGIEPTQELPHLPTARVLWDAKPNLEIAAQAWILAGGAHHTVYSQNLGNEYLEDYADMVDLEIVTIDEDTNIRDFKDTLKHNDVYRQGK comes from the coding sequence ATGATATCAATAGAAAAAAATAAAGTTTGGTTCGTAACGGGTAGTCAACACCTTTACGGTCCAGAGACCTTGAAGCAAGTAGCTCAACACTCTGAGGAGATCGCAAAATCGCTGAATGCCCATGCCAAAATACCCGTACAAATCGAGTACAAAGGCGTAGTAACTACTCCTGAAGAAATCAAAAAAGTTTGTTTGGAATCTAACAACGCGGATGACTGTGTTGGTTTGATCTTCTGGATGCACACTTTCTCTCCGGCGAAAATGTGGATTGGTGGATTGAAAGTTTTGAACAAGCCATTCCTGCACCTTCATACACAATTCAATGCAGAGATTCCATGGTCGACGATCGACATGGATTTTATGAACCTAAACCAGTCTGCTCATGGCGACCGTGAGTTTGGGTTCATTTGTTCTCGTTTGGGTATCCAGCGCAAAGTAGTCGTTGGACACTGGAAAGACGAGCGCGTGGTAGAGCAGATCAACGTTTGGACACGAGTGGCTAGCGCTCATCAGGATGCACAGACTGGTAAAGTGGCTCGTATCGGCGACAACATGCGTCAGGTAGCAGTAACTGAAGGCGACAAGGTAGAAGCACAAATCAAATTTGGCTATGAAGTACATGGCTATGGAGTAGGTGACTTGGTGGAGCACATCAACTCTGCTACTGAAGATCAAGTGAAAGCTTTGATCCAGGAGTATGAGGAGACTTACATCATGCAAGATGTATTGAAAGCTGGAGGAGCTAAGAGAGCGTCTTTGGAGGATTCTGCTAAGATCGAGATCGGTCTGAGAAGCTTCTTCAAAGAAGGTGGTTTCACTGCCTTTACAGATACTTTCGAAAACCTACACGGCATGAAGCAATTGCCAGGCATCCCAGCACAGCGTTTGATGGCTGATGGCTATGGTTTCGCTGGAGAGGGTGACTGGAAAACAGCTGCTTTGACTCGTACGATGAAAGTAATGGCTGCTGGTATGGAAGGTGGTAACTCTTTCATGGAGGATTATACTTACCACTTCACTCCAGAGAAGGATTTGGTATTGGGATCGCACATGTTGGAGATCTGTCCATCTATCTCTGCTGAGAAAGTGAAGTGTGAAATTCACCCACTAGGAATTGGCGGAAAAGAAGATCCAGTTCGTTTGGTATTCAATGCTGCTGGTGGAAAAGCGCTTAACGCTTCTGTAGTGGACATGGGTGGTCGTATGAGACTAATCGTGAACAATGTGGAAGGCATCGAGCCAACTCAGGAGCTTCCTCACTTGCCAACTGCACGTGTACTATGGGATGCGAAACCAAACCTGGAGATCGCGGCTCAAGCATGGATCCTGGCTGGTGGAGCACACCACACAGTATATAGTCAAAACCTGGGTAACGAATACCTGGAAGACTATGCAGACATGGTAGATCTAGAGATAGTAACAATTGATGAGGATACAAACATCAGAGATTTTAAAGATACGTTGAAGCACAACGATGTGTACAGACAAGGAAAGTAG
- a CDS encoding aldose epimerase family protein codes for MKKTILLAATSLIIWSCSTPKKQEEKTVEAPVESGLTVSSSDFGQMPDGSAVSLFTMKNDNGVIVKVTNYGGIITSLIAPDKDGNMGDIVLGYDSLSGYLKSSPYFGALIGRYGNRIADAKFSLDGEEYQLQANDGKNHLHGGVKGFDKVLWDASSFKNETSAGVVFSRVSPDGEEGYPGNLTAEVTYALNNDNELTFEYKATTDKKTVVNLTNHAYFNLTGDPSQTILDHELELPANTFLSIDNTLIPTAQTAVEGTPFDFTSATLIGARIGEENEQLAFGKGYDHCWVYTDSSDSLKFGGSLYDPSSGRLMNIYTMEPAIQFYSGNFLDGKLTGKGGINYQFRTGLCLETQHYPDSPNQPEFPSTVLEPGQEYYTKSVYEFTTK; via the coding sequence ATGAAAAAGACAATATTACTCGCAGCTACCTCCTTGATAATCTGGAGCTGCTCTACCCCTAAGAAACAAGAAGAAAAGACAGTCGAAGCGCCAGTAGAAAGCGGCCTTACGGTATCTTCCTCTGATTTTGGTCAAATGCCTGATGGCAGTGCCGTCTCTCTTTTCACTATGAAAAATGACAATGGTGTGATCGTAAAGGTGACCAACTATGGTGGAATCATTACTTCTCTCATAGCTCCTGACAAAGATGGCAACATGGGCGATATCGTATTAGGTTACGATTCACTTAGTGGTTATTTGAAATCAAGCCCTTACTTCGGTGCATTGATCGGTCGCTATGGCAATCGTATTGCTGATGCCAAATTCTCACTGGATGGTGAAGAGTACCAATTGCAAGCCAACGATGGCAAAAACCACCTACATGGAGGAGTTAAAGGTTTTGACAAGGTCCTATGGGATGCCAGTAGCTTCAAAAACGAAACCAGTGCAGGCGTAGTATTCAGCAGAGTGAGCCCTGACGGTGAGGAAGGCTACCCAGGTAACTTGACTGCAGAGGTGACTTATGCATTGAACAATGACAATGAGCTGACTTTCGAATACAAGGCGACTACAGATAAGAAAACTGTAGTGAATCTAACGAACCACGCTTACTTCAACCTGACTGGAGATCCAAGTCAGACGATCTTGGATCACGAATTAGAACTACCGGCCAACACTTTCTTGTCAATCGATAATACTTTGATCCCGACGGCTCAAACAGCGGTAGAAGGCACTCCATTTGACTTCACCTCAGCTACTTTAATAGGTGCACGCATCGGAGAAGAAAATGAGCAATTGGCATTTGGAAAAGGATATGACCACTGCTGGGTATACACCGATTCTTCTGATAGTTTGAAATTCGGTGGTAGCCTATACGATCCTAGTTCAGGACGTTTGATGAATATCTACACCATGGAGCCAGCCATTCAGTTTTACAGTGGCAACTTCCTGGACGGAAAGCTAACTGGAAAAGGCGGTATCAACTACCAATTCAGAACTGGGCTTTGCCTGGAGACTCAGCATTACCCAGATTCTCCTAATCAACCTGAGTTCCCAAGCACAGTTTTGGAACCAGGTCAAGAATATTATACCAAAAGCGTATACGAGTTTACGACCAAGTAA
- a CDS encoding sodium:solute symporter family transporter codes for MGFSTLDYIVFGIYCLVIVGIGLWVSKPKKGQDKTANEYFLAGNSLTWWAVGASLIAANISAEHFIAMSGSGYAIGLAIAAYEWLAAVTLIVVAKYFLPIFLEKKIYTMPQFINQRFNRSVSSFFAIFWLLVYVFVNLTSVSYLGALALENIIGIPLLYGIIGLLAFSGIYSIYGGLTSVAWTDVIQVVFLVIGGLFTTFLALDAVGAGSVIDGFGVIYTKANDHFRMVIEEGTSMVPDGSGGFKDTFKDLPGVAVIFGAMWLTNLGYWGFNQYIIQKGLAAKSTNEAKRGLIFAGYLKILVPLLVVIPGITAYVLVNEHTPEQLAALIGKPVEMIGEIGKSDEAYPWLLKNFVPTGIRGLAFAALAAAIVSSLASMINSTSTIFTMDIYKEFFDNDASNKKLVLVGRLAAVVALVIAVSVAPLLSNLDQVFQYIQEYTGFIYPGVVVVFAMGLFWKQMTSKAALWTTIVTIPIGIVIKLTMPEIPFIMRMGYVFMILCTLASVISFMDKGIKIKSPAADPDVEKLSIKSSYILMGLGAICIVVGALFSNSLSHLGMESILMMGMLLGMIGVIFYTNFKIDIEDPKALKLEDPKTLFNTNVGFNVGAIGIIAIVAMLYGVFW; via the coding sequence ATGGGATTTTCGACATTAGACTACATAGTCTTCGGTATCTACTGCCTGGTAATCGTGGGCATTGGATTATGGGTTTCCAAACCTAAAAAAGGGCAAGACAAAACTGCCAATGAGTATTTTCTGGCGGGTAATTCTCTTACCTGGTGGGCCGTTGGTGCCTCCCTTATTGCAGCTAACATTTCTGCAGAACACTTCATCGCCATGTCTGGTTCTGGATATGCGATTGGATTGGCGATTGCAGCATACGAATGGCTTGCAGCAGTAACTCTCATCGTGGTAGCGAAATACTTCCTCCCTATCTTTTTGGAGAAGAAGATTTATACCATGCCGCAGTTCATCAACCAGCGATTCAATAGATCAGTGAGTTCATTCTTCGCGATCTTCTGGCTTTTAGTTTATGTATTCGTTAACCTGACTTCAGTCAGTTACCTGGGTGCTCTTGCACTCGAAAACATCATTGGAATTCCATTGTTGTATGGAATCATCGGTCTTTTGGCCTTTTCAGGGATCTATTCAATTTATGGAGGTTTGACTTCTGTAGCATGGACTGATGTGATTCAGGTAGTATTCCTAGTAATTGGTGGATTGTTCACTACTTTCCTGGCATTGGACGCAGTAGGAGCAGGATCTGTTATCGACGGTTTTGGTGTGATCTATACCAAAGCAAATGACCACTTCAGAATGGTAATCGAAGAAGGCACCTCTATGGTTCCTGATGGATCAGGTGGATTCAAAGACACTTTCAAAGATCTACCAGGTGTAGCTGTGATCTTTGGTGCGATGTGGTTGACCAACCTGGGCTACTGGGGCTTCAACCAGTATATCATTCAGAAAGGTTTGGCTGCCAAATCAACCAACGAAGCAAAAAGAGGTTTGATCTTCGCAGGATATTTAAAGATTTTAGTTCCACTATTGGTGGTTATCCCAGGTATCACAGCTTATGTATTGGTCAATGAGCACACACCTGAGCAACTGGCTGCCTTGATCGGTAAACCAGTAGAAATGATTGGAGAAATAGGCAAATCTGATGAAGCCTACCCTTGGTTGTTGAAAAACTTCGTACCAACAGGTATCAGAGGTTTAGCCTTTGCCGCACTAGCAGCTGCGATCGTATCATCGCTTGCTTCTATGATCAACAGTACTTCTACCATCTTCACGATGGATATCTACAAAGAATTTTTTGACAATGATGCTTCTAATAAGAAATTGGTACTTGTAGGCCGTTTGGCTGCAGTAGTGGCATTGGTTATTGCGGTATCTGTTGCGCCGTTGTTGAGCAATCTGGATCAGGTATTCCAGTACATTCAGGAGTACACAGGATTCATTTACCCAGGTGTAGTAGTAGTATTTGCTATGGGTCTGTTCTGGAAGCAAATGACTTCTAAAGCAGCACTTTGGACTACTATCGTGACTATTCCAATTGGTATCGTTATCAAACTGACTATGCCTGAGATACCATTCATCATGCGAATGGGCTATGTATTCATGATTCTGTGTACACTGGCTTCAGTAATCAGCTTCATGGACAAAGGCATTAAAATCAAGTCTCCAGCAGCTGATCCAGATGTAGAAAAGCTTTCTATCAAGAGTTCTTATATCCTCATGGGATTAGGTGCGATCTGTATTGTAGTTGGCGCATTGTTTAGCAATAGTTTAAGCCATTTGGGTATGGAATCTATCCTGATGATGGGAATGTTACTAGGCATGATCGGTGTGATCTTCTATACCAACTTCAAAATTGATATCGAAGATCCAAAAGCACTGAAGCTTGAAGATCCAAAAACATTGTTCAATACGAACGTAGGATTCAACGTAGGAGCCATCGGCATCATTGCTATCGTAGCAATGCTCTACGGTGTGTTCTGGTAA
- a CDS encoding hybrid sensor histidine kinase/response regulator transcription factor, whose amino-acid sequence MYYWMKEKHCLAAMALLLSISAWASDSYQPKIANPMQEEWRYAFFPELDNQGLRSIASVPGKDEVWFGLDSGVAKYDGYEWQYFSSQHGLSGDAVQKVFVDRDQKVYAATRRGLYIKEGDEWRTCFPLPPSPKVNFKSIEQLESGRLVAATDQGVFLYDESKTVLLSNPKRIVTFKRQEPSIHYLAIPDELLLNGKFDNFPDIHEVKPGELWIGITYKLEDEKGDIIILNEKDFYAEDIAQSGLLSNYYDIDLGYEQHIMQASNGDIWIINKSNKSPALRFRNDHWKAIYYARPFGDDEYSENILETDDGKIWISGIGNLYSLDPDGTWHKYNSENFKIPHGHIDIHSSDNSKLWIFEKKSSVTRVDLSHDKWLTYEGLNYQGKTAAGKTWFLDFEGRAIEQSANGWRQFDPQDGLIESPVSLYIDSKDYVWAVGSHQGVAAASIFIDDSWVKMKFDSMSWSVDYRAIFESSDGSIWLGGSPDVYLEKGQSGGLVQIINPHSQVRHPVYHKGRLNGLNQLNAYGITQSKDGRMWIGGTALCFFDKVSWKYLDIPDLNDFVNDVQNDDQGTLYVGSRQHGLYIYEDNDWTNYSINNGLVSNNIISVATSSDGDEIWVATDKDISYFNGKVWTNNIFPDELTLSFEGGTIKTNDQNEVWVSRSLREWKRRVYTDREPSQSAKDKFNCYRFIKDSIAPETFIQVYSETVENTGNTSIFWSGRHFFNKVNADQLSYSYRINDEPWSKFSSNTNHTFLGLQNGDYTFEVRAIDTEGNIDPTPARIEFSVLPPVWKQPWFISLIGSLLLVIGYFIYVLMKKQEVLEKLNRSLQSANCELESRNEEVQKQKDSLEEAVQKIEELSQAKVKFFTNITHEFRTPLSLILGPINKLEKDSTHDSKELSYYHIIKQNAKRLQKLINQLLEVRRIEAGNLDLVLAKNDVVAFIKGIKDLFNNQAVDRNINLQFATDFEKLEILYDQDKVEKVLFNLVSNAFKHTPNGGDIKISILQSETYLKKDSDLEFIRLVVEDSGTGLDKDILDKVFERFAVGHNDVEDQNEANSGIGLSYIKDLIEAHQGNIKVESETGKGTRFTVFIPQNLEAEGHIMAEDFEYQMLNGAPHPSESNEEDEDLNLKLANASAHDTEKQTILVVEDNRDMLAFIKSLLSDQFNVLSANNGEQGFDTLKSAYVDLVVSDIMMPKVDGITFCEKIKSDPTVSHIPVILLTAMAMNSKRIEGYESGADSYIVKPFEPELLNARVENLLDSREKLKVKYADNLKFKPKDIKVTSVDEEFIEKLSAMLEDHVSDAQFDVARMCEMVSMSHMHFIRKVKQLTGKKPVDLLKSFRLTRAKQLLSQGKINVSQVGYMVGYDLPNSFTRAFKKEYGISPTQFVHQIKDKAEF is encoded by the coding sequence ATGTATTACTGGATGAAAGAAAAGCATTGTCTTGCTGCCATGGCTCTATTGCTATCGATTTCGGCGTGGGCCTCTGATAGCTATCAGCCAAAAATCGCTAACCCCATGCAGGAAGAATGGCGCTATGCCTTTTTCCCAGAGTTAGACAACCAGGGGCTCAGAAGCATCGCGTCAGTCCCTGGAAAAGATGAAGTCTGGTTCGGTTTGGATTCGGGAGTTGCCAAATATGACGGATACGAATGGCAATACTTCTCCTCCCAGCATGGGCTAAGTGGCGATGCTGTCCAAAAGGTATTCGTAGACCGAGATCAAAAGGTCTATGCCGCCACCCGAAGGGGACTTTATATCAAAGAAGGTGATGAATGGAGAACCTGTTTTCCTCTTCCTCCATCCCCAAAAGTAAATTTCAAATCCATCGAGCAATTAGAAAGTGGTCGTTTGGTTGCAGCCACGGATCAGGGCGTTTTCCTATACGACGAAAGCAAAACGGTACTGTTAAGCAATCCCAAACGCATCGTTACTTTTAAGAGACAAGAACCTTCCATTCACTATTTGGCTATTCCTGACGAATTATTACTAAATGGAAAATTCGACAATTTCCCGGATATTCATGAAGTAAAACCCGGGGAACTCTGGATCGGAATCACATACAAATTGGAAGATGAAAAAGGGGATATCATCATCCTAAACGAGAAGGACTTTTATGCAGAAGACATTGCGCAAAGCGGCTTGCTCAGCAACTACTACGACATAGACCTGGGCTATGAACAGCATATCATGCAGGCTTCTAACGGGGACATCTGGATCATCAACAAATCCAACAAGAGCCCGGCTTTACGATTCAGAAATGACCACTGGAAAGCCATCTACTATGCACGACCATTCGGTGATGACGAATACTCTGAAAATATACTGGAAACCGACGATGGCAAAATATGGATCAGTGGAATCGGTAATCTTTATTCATTGGATCCGGACGGCACCTGGCACAAATACAACTCTGAAAATTTTAAAATCCCTCACGGCCATATCGATATTCATAGTAGCGACAATTCTAAGCTTTGGATATTTGAGAAAAAGTCATCGGTGACCCGTGTGGACTTATCTCATGACAAATGGCTGACCTACGAGGGACTCAACTATCAGGGAAAAACTGCGGCTGGAAAAACCTGGTTTCTGGACTTTGAAGGTCGGGCCATAGAGCAATCTGCCAATGGCTGGCGTCAATTTGATCCGCAGGACGGCTTGATCGAATCACCTGTGAGTTTATATATAGACTCTAAGGATTATGTCTGGGCAGTAGGTAGCCACCAGGGAGTGGCGGCCGCCAGTATCTTCATCGACGACAGTTGGGTCAAAATGAAATTCGACTCCATGAGTTGGAGCGTTGACTACCGAGCCATCTTCGAATCCAGCGATGGTTCTATCTGGCTGGGAGGTAGCCCTGATGTTTATTTGGAAAAAGGACAATCCGGTGGCTTGGTGCAGATCATCAATCCACACAGCCAGGTTCGTCACCCTGTCTATCACAAGGGTCGCCTCAATGGACTCAACCAACTCAATGCCTATGGTATCACCCAAAGCAAAGATGGTCGTATGTGGATTGGCGGAACTGCACTTTGTTTCTTTGACAAAGTATCCTGGAAATACCTGGACATACCTGACCTAAACGACTTTGTGAACGATGTGCAAAACGATGATCAAGGCACCTTGTATGTAGGCTCTCGCCAACATGGATTATATATATACGAGGACAATGACTGGACCAACTACTCGATCAACAATGGACTAGTCAGTAACAACATCATCAGTGTAGCCACTTCATCCGATGGTGATGAAATATGGGTAGCTACCGACAAGGACATCAGCTATTTCAATGGCAAAGTTTGGACCAACAACATATTCCCTGATGAGCTAACCCTTTCTTTCGAAGGAGGCACTATCAAGACCAATGATCAAAACGAAGTATGGGTCAGCCGTTCGCTACGTGAATGGAAGCGTAGAGTCTATACCGACAGAGAGCCTTCACAATCTGCCAAAGACAAGTTCAACTGCTATCGATTCATCAAAGACAGTATAGCTCCAGAGACCTTCATTCAGGTTTATTCGGAAACGGTAGAAAACACCGGTAATACCTCTATATTTTGGTCTGGCCGCCACTTCTTCAACAAGGTCAATGCAGACCAATTGAGTTATTCATACCGCATCAATGATGAGCCCTGGTCCAAATTCTCCTCCAATACCAACCATACATTTCTAGGATTGCAAAATGGAGATTACACCTTTGAGGTCCGAGCCATCGATACAGAAGGCAACATCGACCCCACTCCTGCACGCATCGAATTCAGCGTATTGCCTCCAGTCTGGAAACAACCCTGGTTCATTAGCCTCATTGGTTCTTTGCTATTGGTGATTGGCTATTTCATATATGTACTTATGAAAAAGCAGGAGGTATTGGAAAAACTTAACCGCTCACTTCAATCGGCCAACTGTGAATTGGAGTCGCGAAATGAGGAAGTACAAAAACAGAAAGATTCCCTCGAAGAAGCAGTGCAGAAAATTGAAGAACTATCACAAGCTAAAGTCAAATTCTTCACCAACATAACGCACGAATTCAGAACACCACTTAGCTTGATATTGGGGCCTATCAACAAACTGGAGAAAGACAGCACCCATGATTCCAAAGAACTGAGTTACTATCACATCATCAAGCAAAATGCCAAGAGGCTACAAAAACTTATCAATCAACTACTCGAAGTGCGCCGAATAGAAGCTGGAAACCTAGATCTGGTACTGGCTAAAAATGATGTAGTGGCTTTCATCAAAGGGATCAAAGATCTTTTCAACAATCAGGCAGTAGACCGAAATATCAATCTGCAGTTTGCAACAGACTTTGAAAAACTCGAAATCCTCTATGATCAGGATAAAGTCGAAAAGGTGCTATTCAATTTAGTCTCCAACGCATTCAAACACACCCCAAATGGAGGCGACATTAAGATTAGCATCCTGCAATCCGAAACTTACTTGAAAAAAGACAGTGATCTGGAATTTATAAGATTGGTAGTCGAAGACAGCGGTACAGGGCTGGACAAAGACATCCTGGACAAGGTATTCGAAAGATTTGCAGTTGGACACAACGATGTAGAAGACCAAAATGAAGCCAATAGCGGCATTGGACTTTCCTATATCAAAGACTTGATCGAGGCACATCAAGGCAATATCAAAGTAGAAAGCGAAACAGGAAAAGGTACCCGATTCACAGTTTTCATCCCTCAAAACCTCGAAGCAGAAGGCCATATCATGGCGGAAGACTTTGAGTATCAGATGCTCAATGGTGCTCCTCATCCATCAGAATCCAATGAAGAAGATGAAGACCTGAATCTAAAACTGGCCAATGCCAGCGCACATGATACAGAAAAGCAAACGATACTGGTAGTAGAGGACAACCGAGACATGCTCGCTTTCATCAAATCACTACTCTCGGATCAGTTCAACGTACTATCCGCCAACAATGGCGAACAGGGTTTTGATACACTGAAAAGCGCCTATGTGGATCTAGTCGTTTCTGACATCATGATGCCCAAAGTGGATGGGATTACATTTTGTGAAAAAATCAAGTCGGACCCGACTGTGAGTCACATACCTGTGATTCTGCTTACAGCCATGGCCATGAACAGCAAGCGCATCGAGGGTTATGAATCGGGTGCGGACAGCTACATCGTCAAACCATTCGAGCCAGAGTTGCTCAATGCCCGTGTAGAAAACCTACTCGACTCTAGAGAAAAGCTCAAGGTCAAATACGCCGATAATCTCAAATTCAAACCCAAGGACATCAAGGTCACTTCTGTAGACGAGGAGTTTATTGAAAAGCTATCCGCGATGCTGGAAGATCATGTCTCCGATGCCCAGTTTGATGTAGCGCGTATGTGCGAAATGGTCAGCATGAGTCACATGCACTTTATCCGTAAAGTAAAACAGTTGACTGGCAAGAAGCCTGTAGATCTTTTAAAGTCTTTCCGTTTGACCCGAGCGAAACAATTGCTCTCTCAGGGAAAGATCAACGTATCTCAAGTCGGGTACATGGTAGGCTATGACTTACCTAACTCCTTTACTCGTGCGTTCAAAAAAGAATACGGCATCTCCCCTACTCAGTTTGTCCATCAGATCAAGGACAAGGCTGAATTCTGA
- a CDS encoding oxidoreductase yields the protein MKTIQTGIASFGMSGRVFHAPLIHCHPAFNLKTIVERSPKGSKQIYPEVEVVTSFDELIQDSTMDLIIVNTPDTTHFDFCQKALNAGKHVVVEKPFTVTSAEAEKLIHLAKEKGLMISVFQNRRWDSDFLTVQKVIKEQMLGRLVAFESHFDRYRNFIKPNTWKEEQGTGAEIVYNLGTHMIDQAYVLFGMPHSVFAEIGTQRTGGKADDSYNIILGYDEVSVNLKASYLVREEGPRYQLHGTEGSFLKWGMDPQEADLAAGKLPGSDHWGMEDRQLWGKLNTEINGLHVTGRVESLPGNYMMYYESIADTLQNGTELVVKPEQSLDVIKIVEAAIESNKKGKKVLLA from the coding sequence ATGAAAACCATCCAAACAGGAATTGCCTCATTCGGGATGTCAGGACGTGTTTTTCACGCCCCTTTGATTCACTGCCACCCTGCTTTCAATTTAAAAACTATAGTAGAAAGGAGCCCCAAAGGCTCTAAACAAATCTACCCGGAAGTAGAAGTTGTTACTTCTTTCGACGAATTGATTCAGGATTCAACTATGGATTTGATCATTGTCAATACACCGGACACCACTCATTTTGACTTTTGTCAAAAAGCCCTGAATGCGGGCAAACATGTAGTGGTGGAGAAGCCTTTTACCGTGACAAGCGCTGAAGCAGAAAAGCTCATCCATCTTGCTAAAGAAAAAGGATTGATGATCAGTGTATTTCAGAACAGAAGATGGGACAGTGACTTTCTCACCGTCCAGAAGGTGATCAAGGAGCAAATGCTGGGTAGGCTGGTTGCATTCGAATCCCACTTCGATCGCTATCGCAATTTCATCAAACCCAACACCTGGAAGGAAGAACAAGGTACCGGGGCAGAAATCGTCTACAACCTGGGCACGCATATGATAGATCAGGCTTATGTGCTATTTGGTATGCCTCACAGCGTATTTGCTGAGATAGGAACACAACGCACCGGTGGAAAAGCGGACGACAGCTACAATATTATCCTAGGCTATGATGAAGTCTCTGTAAATCTCAAGGCCAGCTATCTGGTGAGAGAAGAAGGACCAAGATACCAACTGCATGGCACTGAAGGCTCATTCCTCAAATGGGGCATGGATCCGCAAGAAGCAGACCTGGCAGCAGGAAAACTCCCAGGTTCTGATCACTGGGGAATGGAAGATAGACAACTATGGGGTAAGTTGAATACGGAAATCAATGGTCTACATGTGACGGGTCGAGTGGAGTCACTCCCAGGCAACTACATGATGTACTATGAAAGCATTGCCGACACCTTGCAAAATGGCACTGAGTTAGTGGTAAAACCTGAGCAGTCTCTAGATGTGATCAAAATCGTAGAAGCGGCAATCGAAAGCAACAAAAAAGGCAAGAAAGTACTTCTTGCCTGA
- a CDS encoding glycoside hydrolase family 95-like protein, whose amino-acid sequence MQSHAGGIHLLPALPTAWDRGEVKGLKARGGFEVDIKWSKGVMESAEVKSALGGLCVIISEWPLEIPGAKRVETPDSNPLMEPIASARPIVLGEGEAGISESKKYYMYQWETQRGQTYSIQPSL is encoded by the coding sequence ATGCAGTCTCACGCGGGAGGTATTCATCTACTACCTGCCCTGCCAACTGCCTGGGACAGAGGTGAAGTGAAAGGATTGAAAGCCAGAGGGGGTTTTGAAGTAGATATTAAATGGTCCAAAGGGGTCATGGAAAGTGCAGAGGTCAAATCAGCACTAGGAGGGTTGTGCGTGATTATTTCGGAGTGGCCATTGGAAATCCCGGGGGCAAAACGGGTAGAAACACCTGATTCTAACCCGTTGATGGAACCTATTGCTTCTGCCAGGCCTATTGTTTTGGGTGAGGGCGAAGCTGGAATTTCAGAATCCAAAAAATATTACATGTATCAATGGGAAACACAACGCGGACAGACATACTCAATTCAACCTTCCTTATAA